TTTCCATCGGTATTCCTGTCCGGCGCGTTCCAGCGGTTCCCCCTGCGATTGCAGGAACAAAACAAGGTCGGCTTGGTTCGCCCGGTCTATCTGTTCTTGGGTGTAGTACAAAAAACTCACTCCTTTCATCGGTCTATGTCGTGCCGCTTTGTGCGGGTCTGTGTCTGCTCCGGCTGGTCGGCGCGGAGTGCAATATCCACGCATTTGCGGATTTTTTGAAGTTCGGAAACATCGGCGCGGGTATCTTTCAGTTTGGCATAATCGCTGTCCCTCTGTGTTTTGAGGTCGGCATATTCCTGTTCCCATTCCGCAATAGGCAAGGTCTTTGTTCCTTTCGGCAGATTTGCATGGAGATAGCGGCTTGCTGCGTTCCATAGGGTCAACTCGGCGCGGTGGGCTTCCTCGTACTTGTCGCGCTTGTTTGTCCAGCCGTTTTGCAGCTTTTTCAGCTCATCGTGAACGGGCTTGTACTCGGTGTAGTTCTTCCCGTATTCAATCAGCTTTTGCAGCTTCTTCATGCGTTCCTCGGCGGTTTTCATTCCTGCCCGGATAGTGTCGGCCTGTTCGCTGACAGAGGAAAGGGCTGCGTCCAGCTCATCAAGGGTAGAGATACCATGCTCGGTCAGATAGTTGACCGCTGCCGCTATGGTTTTCAGTTCATCGGCTGTGTGCTGTTGTTGCCAACGCTGCGAATACTTCCGGCTCTTTTCTCTCTGAACGCTCAAATACTTCATCAGCAGATTTGCAAGGCCGGGGGATTGTTGCGGCTGTTCCGGGGCGGTTTCCCACGCTTTGAACAGGTCGGCAATCCATTCTTTGAGCTTTCCAATCTGCGCTCGGATTTCCCGTATAAGGCGGTTTGCCTTTTGGATATTCCGGTTCAGTTCGCCTTTCTCGGTGGCAATACCTTTCTTCTCCATCTGGCAAGCCGCCACGCCCATGTGGACGGTGGGTATCTCGCCAATGCCGCGCTCGGCGTTGCTGCGGTGGTCGATACGCTCCGGGCTTCCGGCTCGTTCAAGGTAGGCGTTTGAAATATCCGCCCATGCCTTACGCCACAAGAGGGCGTTGCCCTTGTCGTTCCAGCCGGTCAGGTCAACTTTGTGCGTCTTGTATCTGCCGCTTGGCAAGCGGATACGCTCGCCGTTTTCATCAAGGTCATATTCCTTTTGGGACTTTGCCGCCCATGCGCCGCGCTCGTCAAGGGGGCGCATGGTAAGCATGATGTGACAATGGGGATTGCCCTTGCCGGTGTCGTGAATGGCATAATCAACGCACATTCCTCTGGAAACAAATTGAGAGGAACAGTATTCCCGGACAAGTCGGATTTGTTCCTCTCTGGATAACTCTATGGGGAGCGCCGCGTCAATCTCTCTGGCAAGCTGGGCGTTCCCGGCTTTCTCGTAAAGCTCCACGCTGTTCCACAAGGTTGAACGGTCAGAGAAAGAGGGCGGGGCGTGGGGTGGCAGCATAATTTCCGTATGGACAACACCGCCTTTGCGGGTGTAGTCGTGTGTCATTCCGTCCCACTCATTTGTCAGCTTTTCGCCGCTTCGGTAGGCGGCTGCGGCAACGGCTGATTTGCCCTTGCCCCGGCTGACAATGCTGATATTACAATGATAGATGGCTATGGGTATCACCTCCCGGATAAAATGAAAACCCGCAAAAATGGTACAGACGCCAAAGGCGGGTATACTGTTTTTGTGGGTGTGCAGGGATAGCCGCGTAAGCGGCGCAAGGGGTGCAGCCCCTTGTTGCGGCAAAGCCGCCAATGTCGGTCAGAGAGGGAAGCAAGCGGCTTTCTCTCTGTGCCGACAAGCCCTCGGCAGAGCGCACGCACCCGTAAGGGTGTATAAGTGCGCCCTTTGTACCAAAGGGATTATTCGCTTTTCCCGCCCTCGGTGCGTTTTTTCAGATAGCCCCGCGCTTCCTCGCTCGTCAGGGCAAGCCGGAGAAAGGCGGCGGCTTCTTCGTCGGTCATGGTCTTTGCTTCTGGCACAATGCTCTCAAAGACCGCACCCCGGACGATCAGCCGATGGCTGCGCGTCCTGCGTTCCTCTTGGGATAACTTTTGCCGCAACACCTTTTCCCGATTTTCAAGCTGCCGGATTTTCTTCTTCCCGTCCTCAATCTCGGCTTGCAATTCCTCGCGTTTTTTTCTCTCGGTTTCGTCATGGGTGGTCACTCCTTTCTACCTGTCGGCATAGAAAAAGGACAGTCGATTTCCTCGGCTGTCCTTTTGATTAGGGTGTTTGGTTTACTCCGTTCTGCTCAATAAATGGGAATATTAAATATCAATACGCCCTTTAATACATTCCTATTAAAACATCAGCTTCGATTGTCAAATGTGTGAGAGTACGCCAATCAACGCAATCTTTTTCAACGCAAAAGAGAAGCGGCGTCATTTCAATAAACGACATTCTTTGTTCTGATGACAACTGTACGGTGGCTGAAACCGTTTCTCTTGAAATGGTTTTAAGATATTTCTCAAAATATTCAACGACAGACTCATTTGAATAATCTGGATTTTTCAAGTGTGCTTGCACTTTAGTCCTGATTTCCCTCAAATGATTTTTCGTAGGAATTACTTTCACAACATATCCGTTAGGAGATAGCAATCGCTGAAA
This window of the Massilistercora timonensis genome carries:
- the mobQ gene encoding MobQ family relaxase; its protein translation is MIPIAIYHCNISIVSRGKGKSAVAAAAYRSGEKLTNEWDGMTHDYTRKGGVVHTEIMLPPHAPPSFSDRSTLWNSVELYEKAGNAQLAREIDAALPIELSREEQIRLVREYCSSQFVSRGMCVDYAIHDTGKGNPHCHIMLTMRPLDERGAWAAKSQKEYDLDENGERIRLPSGRYKTHKVDLTGWNDKGNALLWRKAWADISNAYLERAGSPERIDHRSNAERGIGEIPTVHMGVAACQMEKKGIATEKGELNRNIQKANRLIREIRAQIGKLKEWIADLFKAWETAPEQPQQSPGLANLLMKYLSVQREKSRKYSQRWQQQHTADELKTIAAAVNYLTEHGISTLDELDAALSSVSEQADTIRAGMKTAEERMKKLQKLIEYGKNYTEYKPVHDELKKLQNGWTNKRDKYEEAHRAELTLWNAASRYLHANLPKGTKTLPIAEWEQEYADLKTQRDSDYAKLKDTRADVSELQKIRKCVDIALRADQPEQTQTRTKRHDIDR